The Pyrenophora tritici-repentis strain M4 chromosome 3, whole genome shotgun sequence genome has a window encoding:
- a CDS encoding Dimer-Tnp-hAT domain containing protein yields MAKRSRETLGAAVSQATTFESQFFESQTEEEGAAEGSQAGTAATTEASVDTEPDNGDNFDGINWDRLPRFMKPLTTGRRVKSWIFQHGYRVVELYDQNRVWFVCKYCHIHKVIDTGGSGVFDVSKATSSAAAHLGLQKRGHGFTKDGLKPRRTGQQLSLRQTLETGVAVSQEAANAMGNFNIQQFREVAVFCLLDNNLPMELLARPSFREMISLANPEAEAALWVSPRSVATYAMRLFQYMQPQIVCALSEAASKIHISFDGWTTKGGKRGFFGVVAHFANASGVIQDLPIALPHLAGSHTGDAIADTIKKTLQEYSIGSDKLGYFVLDNAANNDTAVSSLAHAYDFNAAHRRLRCGPHTLNLIGQAIIFGSNQEAYNNNNDEQLQTEEVYMQEWRQEGPLGVLIDVINHIKMLPFRTTLLGIGPMLLGRMFYNLHFHSFAVIFQTAANAELPARERLHVLEPVKPVVTRWNSYYAAFKRATQLQAAYNSYAEHYINALSLEDRRACQRGNKLPEAPSWMRSTGLTAADWAVITEYQDCLEPLKLATEKLEGRGKAGKYGAIYETIPVFEYVLGALEARTRSYEQVDFNPPDAPEDHLFVNLRAAWSKANDYYNKLDRSPAYYAATCLHPYYKYYCENSWVDKPEWLTSANAGFLQLWQSYKPQRTRPLSQTTAKPRHRGIDDVIGALVRRNKAQVEAAHDDEYERWRTQEPEWTSEQYLSDGHPVKYWIQLRSKYPCLSQFAIDILTIPASSCDCERLFSELGDLLEPRRRALGSELLAALQLVRSWRRAGFDGLYNNGDDEDKWSDVKDEEIVQQYDIEGWSTTP; encoded by the exons atggccaaacgctctcga gaaacccttggcgccgccgtaagccaggccacaacgtttgagtcgcaatttttcgagtcgcaaacagaggaggagggtgcggctgagggcagccaggctggtacagcagcaacaacagaggctagtgttgatacagagcctgataatggcgataactttgacggcattaactgggatcgcctccctcggttcatgaagcctcttacaactgggcggcgcgtcaagagttggatctttcaacatggatatcgcgttgttgagctctacgatcagaatcgagtgtggtttgtatgcaaatactgccacatccacaaggtcattgacactggcggcagtggagtttttgacgtatcaaaggccacctcctcagctgcagctcatcttggccttcagaaacgaggccatggctttacaaaagacggcctgaagcctcgaagaacagggcagcaactctctctacgacagacgctggagactggtgttgcagtctctcaagaggctgccaacgcgatgggcaacttcaacatccagcagtttcgtgaagttgcagtgttctgccttcttgataacaacttgccaatggagctacttgcaaggccgtcctttcgcgagatgattagccttgcaaacccagaggcagaggcagctttgtgggtaagtcctcgcagtgtagctacctacgcaatgcgcctcttccaatatatgcagccacagattgtctgcgctctgtcagaagctgcaagcaagatccacataagctttgatggttggacgacaaagggtggcaagcgtggattctttggagtcgttgcacactttgctaacgcctctggagtgatacaagatctccccatcgccctcccacatctcgcaggctctcatactggtgatgctatcgctgatacaattaaaaagacgctccaagaatacagtattgggagtgataaactcggctacttcgtcctcgacaatgctgcaaacaacgatactgcagtctcctcgctcgcccacgcgtacgacttcaacgctgctcaccgacgcctccgctgcggccctcacacgcttaaccttattggccaggcaattatctttggcagcaatcaagaggcgtacaacaacaacaacgacgagcagctccaaacagaggaggtgtACATGCAGGAGTGGCGTCAAGAAGGGCCCTTAGGTGTACTTATCGACGTTATCAACCATATAAAAATGTTGCCATTCAGGACTACCCTTCTTGGAATCGGCCCGATGCTTCTTGGCCGAATGTTCTACAaccttcactttcactcCTTTGCCGTCAT cttccaaaccgccgccaacgccgagttgccagctagagagcgcctccacgtacttgagcctgtgaagcctgttgttacacgctggaactcttactacgctgccttcaaacgcgcaactcaactccaggcagcatacaactcttacgctgagcactacattaacgcactctcccttgaagatcgccgcgcttgtcaacgtggcaataaactccctgaagcacctagttggatgagatcaacaggacttacagctgctgattgggcggtgataacagagtatcaggactgcctagagccgcttaagcttgctacggagaagcttgagggtcgcggaaaggcaggcaaatacggcgctatatatgagactattcctgtatttgaatacgtacttggcgcgctcgaagcccgtacgcgctcgtacgagcaagttgacttcaacccacctgatgcgcctgaagatcacctctttgttaacctccgcgccgcctggagtaaggccaacgattactacaacaagctcgatcgatcgccagcatactacgctgctacctgcctccatccatactacaaatactactgcgagaacagctgggtggataagccagaatggctaacatcagccaacgctggcttcctgcagctctggcagtcgtataagcctcaacgtacacgtcctctatctcaaacaactgcaaaaccaaggcatagaggaatagatgatgtgattggcgccctcgtacggcgcaacaaggctcaggtagaggctgcccacgacgatgagtacgagcgctggagaactcaagagccagagtggacaagcgaacagtatcttagcgatggccacccagtcaagtactggattcaattacgctcaaaatacccgtgtttgagccagtttgcgattgatatactcacgataccagcatctagttgcgactgcgagaggctctttagcgagcttggcgatttacttgagccgcgccggcgagctcttggcagcgagttacttgctgcccttcagcttgtacgttcgtggagacgagctggctttgacggcttgtacaacaacggtgatgatgaagataagtggagtgacgtcaaagatgaggagattgtacaacagtacgatatagaaggctggagtacaacaccataa